One window of the Prochlorococcus marinus CUG1438 genome contains the following:
- a CDS encoding ABC transporter permease — protein sequence MSRNISVKEALGMATKTLVSNKLRSSLTMLGIIIGNASVITLVGLGRGAQTLAKNQLSNLGANVLFIVPGNNDTRRRGISFPKNLVLEDAVAISNQVPTVKKVAPQISANEIVQSNSKSLNISIAGVTPEFVDVRSFEVDKGRFLSKSDVNSARSYVVIGPDLKDEFFKDKSSSLGEKIRIKDHTYEIIGILKPKGAVFGSNQDKNAYIPLTTMVNRITGKDPTYGVSLSFISVEAINKNATSAAKFQITNLLRQRHKIIRDDDFAVRSQEDALNIVTNITSGLTFLLAGIGAVSLVVGGIGIMNIMLVSVSERTEEIGLRKAIGAKQSDILIQFLIEALILSTIGGLIGTTSGLSGVFLLSLITPLPASVGITTTVSTMIISGSIGLIFGVLPAKRASKLDPIVALRSL from the coding sequence ATGTCTAGAAATATCTCAGTAAAAGAAGCCTTAGGAATGGCTACAAAAACATTAGTATCAAACAAATTAAGAAGTTCATTGACAATGCTAGGGATAATAATAGGAAATGCATCAGTTATTACACTTGTTGGACTTGGAAGAGGTGCTCAAACATTAGCAAAAAACCAATTAAGTAATTTAGGTGCAAATGTTTTATTCATTGTTCCTGGAAATAATGACACAAGAAGAAGAGGTATTTCATTTCCTAAAAATCTAGTTTTAGAAGATGCTGTAGCAATAAGTAATCAAGTCCCAACAGTTAAAAAAGTTGCTCCTCAAATTTCTGCTAATGAAATAGTGCAATCAAATTCTAAAAGCCTAAATATATCAATTGCAGGAGTTACACCAGAGTTTGTTGATGTAAGAAGCTTTGAAGTTGATAAGGGTAGATTTTTATCAAAAAGTGATGTTAATAGTGCCAGAAGTTATGTAGTAATAGGACCTGATCTTAAAGACGAATTTTTTAAGGATAAATCCTCGTCACTTGGGGAAAAAATCAGAATTAAAGATCATACTTATGAAATTATCGGAATATTAAAACCAAAAGGTGCTGTATTTGGAAGTAATCAAGACAAAAATGCCTATATTCCACTAACAACTATGGTAAATAGAATTACTGGGAAAGATCCAACATATGGTGTAAGTTTAAGCTTCATTAGTGTTGAAGCGATAAATAAAAATGCAACCAGCGCTGCAAAATTTCAAATTACTAATTTATTAAGACAAAGGCATAAAATAATAAGAGATGATGACTTTGCAGTTAGATCTCAAGAAGATGCATTAAATATAGTAACTAACATAACAAGTGGGCTAACATTTCTATTGGCAGGTATAGGAGCAGTTTCATTAGTGGTTGGAGGTATAGGAATCATGAATATAATGTTGGTTTCTGTTAGTGAAAGAACAGAAGAGATAGGTCTAAGAAAAGCAATTGGAGCTAAACAATCAGATATATTAATTCAATTTTTAATTGAAGCATTGATTTTATCTACAATTGGAGGATTAATAGGTACAACAAGCGGATTGTCTGGAGTTTTTCTTTTATCCCTGATAACACCACTTCCTGCATCTGTTGGGATTACAACAACTGTATCCACCATGATCATCTCAGGATCAATAGGTTTGATATTTGGCGTTTTACCAGCGAAAAGAGCTTCTAAGTTAGATCCAATTGTTGCATTAAGAAGTTTATAA
- a CDS encoding nucleoside deaminase, whose protein sequence is MRYIFENGNSNNEQKIETNNSKYISWMKSILRRSEEIGKIELPICSIILDERGRCIGRGVNKRNNNKDPLGHAEIMALRQASLIKNDWRFNECTLITNLEPCTMCSSALIQARMGKVVFGAFDKKRGGLGGSIDLSRHESAHHKMKIIGGILEEECSQILQIWFKELRTQK, encoded by the coding sequence ATGAGATATATTTTTGAAAATGGAAATAGTAATAATGAACAAAAAATAGAAACAAATAATTCAAAATACATTTCGTGGATGAAATCAATATTAAGGAGATCAGAAGAAATTGGAAAAATTGAGTTACCAATCTGTTCAATAATATTAGATGAGAGGGGAAGATGTATTGGAAGAGGGGTAAACAAAAGAAATAATAATAAAGACCCATTAGGTCATGCAGAGATAATGGCACTTAGACAGGCATCTCTGATAAAAAATGATTGGAGATTTAATGAATGTACTCTTATCACAAATTTAGAACCTTGTACTATGTGTTCTTCTGCTCTTATTCAAGCGAGGATGGGTAAAGTTGTTTTTGGGGCCTTCGATAAGAAAAGAGGTGGATTGGGGGGTTCAATTGATTTATCAAGACATGAGAGTGCTCATCATAAAATGAAAATAATTGGAGGGATTTTAGAAGAGGAATGTAGTCAAATTTTACAGATTTGGTTTAAAGAGTTGAGGACTCAAAAATAG
- a CDS encoding biotin transporter BioY → MLNFYKLIEILICLQSLIISTMLPVFIPFSSINNSFTNLEMPITLQIPTIVSLTLIFNKKVVLRAFAIYIFFGLFIAPVFHQGGSIGYLLTPNFGYLLGIFPLIIIIDNLNMNNKINIFNFLINGFLAILSMHLTGIFYNFIQLLFYNQFNTVLYNFGKYSVGKIGYHLIMLVPLILLIKPIKYLKYNK, encoded by the coding sequence ATGCTCAATTTTTATAAATTAATTGAGATACTAATATGCCTTCAATCATTAATAATATCAACAATGCTCCCTGTCTTTATTCCATTTTCATCTATTAATAATTCTTTTACTAACTTAGAGATGCCTATAACATTGCAAATTCCTACAATAGTTTCTCTAACACTTATTTTTAATAAAAAAGTTGTTTTAAGAGCATTTGCTATATATATTTTTTTTGGGTTATTTATAGCCCCAGTTTTTCATCAAGGAGGTTCAATAGGTTATTTGCTTACTCCTAATTTTGGTTATTTATTGGGAATATTTCCATTAATAATAATAATCGATAATTTAAATATGAATAACAAAATAAATATTTTTAACTTTTTAATAAATGGATTTTTAGCTATTCTTTCTATGCATTTGACAGGAATATTTTATAACTTTATACAATTATTATTTTACAATCAATTTAATACAGTTCTTTACAATTTTGGGAAATATTCTGTAGGTAAAATTGGATATCATTTAATTATGCTTGTTCCTCTAATATTACTTATTAAGCCAATAAAGTATTTAAAATATAATAAATAA
- the glnA gene encoding type I glutamate--ammonia ligase — protein sequence MSKSPQDVLSQIKDEGIELIDLKFTDIHGKWQHLTLTSDMIEEDSFTEGLAFDGSSIRGWKAINASDMSMVPDASTAWIDPFYKHKTLSMICSIQEPRSGEPYDRCPRSLAQKALKYLESTGIADTAFFGPEPEFFLFDDVRYDSKEGSCFYSVDTIEAPWNTGRVEEGGNLGYKIQYKEGYFPVAPNDTAQDIRSEMLLLMGQLGIPTEKHHHEVAGAGQHELGMKFDSLINSADNVMTYKYVVRNVAKKYGKTATFMPKPVFNDNGTGMHVHQSLWKSGQPLFFGEGAYANLSQTARWYIGGILKHAPSFLAFTNPTTNSYKRLVPGFEAPVNLVYSEGNRSAAVRIPLTGPSPKAKRLEFRSGDALANPYLAFSVMMLAGIDGIKNQIDPGDGVDVDLFELPADELAKIDTVPSSLNDSLNALKADKDYLLAGGVFTEDFIDNFIDIKYEEVQQLRQRPHPHEFFMYYDA from the coding sequence ATGTCTAAGTCTCCACAAGATGTTTTAAGTCAAATTAAAGACGAAGGAATTGAACTCATCGATTTGAAATTCACAGATATTCATGGTAAATGGCAACATTTAACTCTTACTTCAGACATGATAGAAGAGGATTCATTTACGGAGGGCTTAGCATTTGACGGTTCATCAATAAGAGGTTGGAAAGCAATCAATGCCTCTGATATGTCAATGGTTCCTGATGCAAGTACAGCCTGGATAGACCCTTTTTATAAGCATAAAACTCTTAGTATGATTTGCTCCATACAAGAACCTAGGAGTGGCGAGCCATATGATAGATGTCCCAGATCGTTAGCTCAAAAGGCACTAAAATACCTGGAATCTACGGGTATTGCTGATACTGCATTTTTTGGACCCGAACCCGAATTTTTCTTGTTTGATGATGTCAGATATGACTCAAAAGAGGGTTCTTGCTTTTATAGTGTAGATACTATAGAAGCTCCATGGAATACTGGGAGAGTAGAAGAAGGAGGAAATTTAGGATACAAAATCCAATATAAGGAGGGTTATTTCCCTGTTGCGCCTAATGATACAGCACAAGATATAAGATCAGAAATGCTTTTACTCATGGGTCAATTAGGTATTCCTACAGAAAAACATCACCATGAAGTTGCAGGAGCTGGACAACACGAGCTTGGAATGAAATTTGATTCCTTAATAAATTCAGCTGACAATGTAATGACATATAAATATGTCGTGAGAAATGTTGCGAAAAAATATGGAAAAACTGCAACATTTATGCCTAAGCCAGTATTTAATGATAATGGAACTGGAATGCATGTACATCAGAGTTTATGGAAGAGTGGACAGCCATTGTTCTTTGGTGAAGGTGCTTATGCAAATTTATCTCAAACAGCTAGATGGTATATCGGAGGCATACTTAAACATGCCCCTTCATTCCTTGCATTCACTAATCCAACAACAAATAGTTATAAAAGATTGGTCCCAGGATTTGAAGCTCCTGTAAATTTAGTTTATTCTGAGGGTAATAGATCTGCTGCTGTCAGAATTCCCTTAACTGGTCCTAGCCCTAAAGCTAAAAGATTAGAATTTAGATCAGGCGACGCACTCGCAAACCCATATTTAGCTTTCTCCGTAATGATGCTTGCTGGTATTGATGGAATAAAAAATCAAATAGATCCAGGCGATGGGGTAGATGTTGATTTATTCGAACTTCCAGCAGACGAACTTGCCAAAATTGATACAGTACCTTCATCACTCAATGATTCACTCAATGCATTAAAAGCAGATAAAGATTATTTATTAGCCGGTGGTGTATTTACTGAAGATTTTATTGATAATTTTATCGATATCAAATACGAAGAGGTACAACAATTAAGACAGAGACCTCATCCACATGAATTCTTCATGTATTATGACGCATAA
- a CDS encoding aspartate aminotransferase family protein has product MTEDLINNKDIYFPSYLGTNDRLITLLNGVSRTLCEWFSKADKNGPLPFDENFKCNMPQEDGNSAEDLFSEIESLLNNSFNPVHPGSLAHLDPPPLIFSILGDLIAAGLNNNLLAYELSPSVTLLEESLCKWFAMKIGFNESSGGIAASGGTLSNLNALIAARNTAGLGSDPCSVLLVSEDAHSSFIKCIKIMGLDEKNLVRVKTDNKGRMDVDNLINKIDKCSLENKKIFAIVATLGTTIRGSIDPIKDISEICRFRKIWLHIDGSIGGIFAITSIPIEGLNYIKEANSITINPQKILGITKTSSLLLVSNMSTLGKTFSTGLPYISSKENIINRGEIGIQGSRPAEVIKLWLGLRFLGMKGIEDILGSSINKNKYFIKNINKDKFDIYSGPLHIASFIPQGLTSKESEAWTQNKINELKKKNFMLSRPKFKDKYFLRVVMGNYNTKESHIKELINLLNDYP; this is encoded by the coding sequence ATGACTGAAGATTTAATTAATAATAAAGATATATATTTCCCATCTTATCTAGGGACTAATGACAGATTGATTACTCTACTTAATGGGGTAAGTCGAACTCTTTGTGAATGGTTCAGTAAAGCCGATAAAAATGGTCCTTTACCTTTTGATGAAAATTTTAAGTGCAATATGCCTCAAGAAGATGGTAACTCTGCAGAAGATTTGTTCTCTGAGATTGAATCTCTTTTGAATAATTCTTTTAATCCAGTACATCCTGGATCATTAGCTCACCTTGATCCCCCACCATTAATTTTTTCTATTTTAGGAGACTTAATTGCTGCTGGTTTAAATAATAATCTTCTTGCTTACGAGTTATCCCCAAGTGTAACTTTGCTAGAGGAATCATTATGCAAATGGTTTGCAATGAAAATAGGTTTTAATGAATCGTCTGGAGGTATAGCGGCTAGTGGAGGTACATTGAGTAATTTAAATGCACTAATAGCAGCTAGAAATACTGCTGGTTTAGGATCTGACCCATGTTCTGTACTTTTAGTTAGCGAAGATGCACATTCTTCTTTTATAAAGTGTATAAAAATTATGGGTCTCGATGAAAAAAATCTTGTAAGGGTAAAAACTGATAATAAAGGTCGTATGGACGTAGACAACCTCATAAATAAAATAGATAAATGTTCATTAGAAAATAAAAAAATCTTTGCTATTGTTGCTACTCTAGGAACAACTATCAGAGGATCAATTGATCCAATTAAAGATATAAGTGAAATATGCAGATTTAGGAAAATATGGTTACATATCGATGGCTCCATTGGAGGGATTTTTGCAATAACTTCTATTCCCATAGAAGGTTTAAATTATATTAAAGAAGCTAATTCAATAACAATTAATCCACAAAAAATATTAGGTATTACAAAGACCTCCTCCCTGTTATTGGTATCAAATATGAGTACATTGGGAAAAACTTTTTCTACTGGACTACCCTACATATCATCTAAAGAAAACATTATCAACAGAGGAGAAATAGGTATACAAGGTTCTAGACCTGCAGAAGTTATAAAACTTTGGCTTGGATTAAGATTTCTAGGTATGAAAGGAATAGAGGATATATTAGGATCGTCAATAAACAAAAATAAGTATTTCATTAAAAATATAAATAAAGATAAGTTTGATATATATTCTGGTCCATTACACATAGCTTCATTCATCCCGCAGGGTCTTACTTCAAAAGAGTCAGAAGCTTGGACACAAAATAAAATTAATGAATTAAAGAAAAAGAATTTTATGCTTTCTAGACCAAAATTTAAAGATAAATATTTTTTAAGAGTTGTAATGGGAAATTACAATACAAAAGAATCTCATATAAAAGAATTAATAAATCTTTTAAATGATTATCCATGA
- a CDS encoding methyltransferase domain-containing protein: protein MARESFSKIAYKTLQQSKSIAGFAHKQISSRLMNFILPDSNLENFEIDKDLLLQIQNSMDDLREEDWNDAEKNIYPKKLLFDEPWLRYLTQYPKIWLDMPNTWDRRRKQNFDDLPKSVEKANYPKYYLRNFHHQTDGYLSDFSASIYDLQVEILFNGSADSMRRRIIKPLKKGLQNFGDRKKSSIKILDVATGSGRTLKQLRAAFPKEKIIGIDLSDSYLKEASRYISELDGDLIELMKGNAEELPFENDSFQSISCVYLFHELPRTIRAKVLNEFFRVLEPGGTLVLADSIQISDSPDFTSIMENFYKTFHEPFYCDYIKEDIDSKIEEVGFKDVKSNSFFMTKIWSATK, encoded by the coding sequence ATGGCCAGGGAATCATTTTCAAAAATTGCATATAAAACTCTCCAACAGAGTAAAAGCATAGCGGGATTTGCCCATAAGCAAATTAGTTCAAGGTTGATGAATTTTATTCTGCCCGATTCTAATCTTGAAAATTTTGAAATAGATAAGGATCTTCTCTTACAAATTCAAAATTCAATGGATGACTTAAGAGAAGAAGATTGGAATGATGCTGAAAAAAATATTTATCCGAAAAAATTATTATTTGACGAGCCTTGGCTCAGATATTTGACTCAATATCCAAAAATTTGGCTTGATATGCCTAATACATGGGATAGACGCAGAAAACAAAATTTTGATGATCTCCCTAAATCGGTAGAAAAAGCTAATTATCCCAAATATTACTTGAGAAATTTTCATCATCAAACAGACGGTTATTTATCAGATTTTTCCGCTAGTATTTATGACCTACAAGTTGAGATACTTTTTAATGGAAGTGCTGATTCAATGAGGAGGAGAATAATTAAACCATTAAAAAAAGGTCTCCAGAATTTTGGCGATAGAAAAAAAAGTTCCATTAAAATACTTGATGTAGCTACAGGTTCAGGGAGAACATTAAAACAATTAAGGGCGGCATTCCCAAAAGAAAAAATTATAGGTATTGATTTATCAGATTCATACTTGAAAGAGGCAAGTAGATATATTTCAGAATTAGATGGGGATTTAATCGAGTTAATGAAAGGTAATGCTGAAGAATTACCATTTGAAAATGATAGCTTTCAATCCATTTCTTGTGTTTACTTATTTCATGAATTACCAAGAACAATTAGAGCTAAAGTATTAAATGAATTTTTTAGAGTTCTTGAACCAGGAGGAACATTAGTGTTAGCTGACTCAATTCAAATAAGCGATTCACCTGACTTTACATCCATCATGGAGAACTTTTATAAAACTTTTCATGAACCCTTTTATTGTGATTACATAAAAGAAGATATAGATTCTAAAATTGAAGAGGTAGGTTTTAAAGATGTAAAATCAAATTCTTTTTTCATGACCAAAATATGGTCTGCTACAAAATAA
- a CDS encoding alanine--glyoxylate aminotransferase family protein translates to MTEAKLISALNEENLSHFSKTYVPSRLLLGPGPSNAHPEVLKALSLNPIGHLDEAYISLMSDVQQLLRYTWQCNNKLTLPMSGTGSAAMEASIANFIEEGEKILIAKKGYFGDRLVDMANRYKAQVSVMEKPWGEAFSYEEIKNEIETKKPAIFAIVHAETSSGVLQPLDGIGDVCRENNCLFLVDAVTSLGAIELLVDEWKIDLAYSCSQKGLSCPPGLSPFTMNKRAEEKLSARTTKVPNWYLDLSLLNKYWGSDRVYHHTAPVNMNFAIREGLRLIANEGLDNVWNRHNNNARKLWNGLESLGMELHVSEEYRLPTLTTVKIPPAVDGDGFRNHLLTNFGIEIGNGLGELSGKVWRVGLMGFNSSQENVDRLLNLFDTELKKFSIFESSTL, encoded by the coding sequence TTGACAGAAGCAAAACTTATTTCGGCTCTAAATGAAGAGAATTTATCTCATTTCTCAAAGACTTATGTTCCCTCAAGACTTTTATTAGGGCCTGGCCCATCAAATGCACATCCTGAGGTATTAAAAGCTTTATCACTAAATCCAATTGGTCATCTAGATGAAGCATATATTTCATTGATGTCGGATGTACAGCAACTTCTCAGATATACTTGGCAATGCAATAATAAACTTACTCTTCCAATGAGTGGTACAGGCAGTGCTGCTATGGAAGCTTCAATTGCTAATTTTATTGAAGAAGGCGAAAAGATTCTAATAGCTAAAAAAGGATATTTTGGAGACAGACTAGTTGATATGGCAAATAGATATAAAGCTCAGGTTTCCGTTATGGAAAAACCTTGGGGCGAAGCTTTTTCTTACGAAGAAATTAAAAATGAAATAGAGACTAAAAAACCCGCTATATTTGCAATTGTCCACGCTGAGACATCCAGTGGAGTACTTCAACCTCTTGATGGGATAGGTGATGTTTGCAGAGAAAATAACTGCTTATTTTTAGTTGATGCGGTTACATCACTCGGTGCTATTGAATTATTGGTTGATGAATGGAAAATTGATCTAGCATATAGTTGTAGCCAGAAGGGTTTAAGTTGTCCACCAGGATTAAGCCCATTTACCATGAATAAGAGAGCAGAAGAAAAGCTAAGTGCAAGGACAACCAAAGTTCCTAATTGGTATTTAGATTTATCACTCTTAAATAAGTATTGGGGTTCTGATCGTGTTTATCATCATACAGCTCCAGTAAATATGAATTTTGCTATACGTGAAGGTTTGCGTTTAATTGCGAATGAAGGTTTAGATAATGTTTGGAACAGGCATAACAATAATGCAAGGAAACTATGGAATGGTTTAGAAAGTCTTGGGATGGAATTACATGTATCAGAGGAATATAGACTGCCAACATTAACAACAGTTAAAATACCTCCAGCAGTTGATGGAGATGGTTTTAGAAATCATCTTTTAACAAACTTTGGAATAGAAATAGGAAATGGACTTGGAGAATTATCAGGGAAGGTTTGGCGCGTAGGACTAATGGGTTTTAATTCAAGTCAGGAAAATGTTGATAGATTATTAAACCTTTTTGATACTGAGCTAAAGAAATTTTCTATTTTTGAGTCCTCAACTCTTTAA
- a CDS encoding signal peptidase II — MNYESQKKIYFLFITFLIVLIDQFTKYFISHNYKVLVNTNYILFKLDFVRNFGAAFNLFSGSRIFLSIISIIFSLILLFLILRKQSVNPLEIYSYSFILGGTIGNGIDRVLNGFVIDFINLNIINFPVFNIADISINIGFILFLYSVFKSNS; from the coding sequence ATGAATTACGAGTCACAAAAAAAAATATATTTTTTATTTATAACGTTTTTAATTGTGCTTATAGATCAATTTACGAAATATTTTATTTCTCATAATTATAAAGTTTTAGTAAATACTAATTATATTTTATTCAAATTAGATTTTGTAAGGAATTTTGGCGCGGCATTTAACCTATTCAGTGGCAGTAGAATTTTTTTATCTATAATAAGTATTATTTTTTCATTAATACTTTTATTTCTAATATTAAGAAAACAATCAGTTAATCCATTAGAAATCTATTCTTATAGTTTTATTCTTGGTGGGACTATTGGTAATGGAATTGATAGAGTATTAAATGGTTTTGTAATAGACTTTATAAATTTAAATATAATAAATTTTCCAGTATTTAACATCGCCGATATCTCAATAAATATTGGTTTTATATTATTCCTTTATAGTGTTTTTAAAAGTAATAGTTGA
- a CDS encoding GTP-binding protein yields MNYLKLKYLKYFIFCITIYLLFTILIRLLNFYTLLLLVFLIYILYILDKKLFKRIVYKIFYTNKKYPHSIKNTYGAAKTSLDSIDKINRKISDKVNFELLNYEKNKLESQLKTGDYKVTLFGAGSSGKTSIARSLLKNIIGQTSAKIGTTKQINSYKIRIPILKRNISIIDTPGLFEPSNLGEQREKLTILEASNSDLILFVLDQDINKYENYLIEELLKIGKKIIIVLNKCDLRSRDDNNLIKKNIISITSARKNNISVVQTIAIPQSSHHQKSDTIFIGPDVGSLFREIVETLYASGEELLADNILFRSNKLGIKSKNFIQEQRYLISNKIINKYMWITGGVILVNPLPALDFLTTTSVNVQMILELSKIYEIKLTKNNAKDLSKSLISTLAKLGILKGGLAIISPVLATSFTKIIISKSIQSITAAWLFRIVGLSLIEYFKNGQNWGDGGIQEVVDKIYKLSTREEFLTNFVKEAISKIEITKILKSENRLPPSSM; encoded by the coding sequence ATGAATTACTTAAAATTAAAATACCTTAAATATTTTATTTTCTGTATAACTATATATCTTCTGTTTACTATATTAATTAGGTTATTAAATTTTTATACTCTTTTACTCCTAGTATTTTTAATCTACATTTTATATATTCTTGATAAGAAATTATTTAAGAGAATTGTTTATAAAATTTTTTACACCAATAAAAAATATCCACATTCAATCAAAAATACTTATGGAGCTGCGAAGACAAGTTTGGATAGCATCGATAAAATAAATAGAAAAATTAGCGATAAAGTTAATTTTGAATTGCTTAATTACGAAAAAAACAAACTTGAATCACAATTGAAAACGGGAGATTATAAAGTTACACTTTTTGGAGCAGGTTCCTCTGGAAAAACATCAATAGCGCGATCTTTATTAAAAAATATTATCGGACAAACATCTGCAAAGATTGGTACAACAAAGCAAATAAATAGTTATAAAATTCGTATTCCAATTTTAAAAAGAAATATTAGCATAATTGATACTCCCGGATTGTTTGAACCATCTAACTTAGGAGAACAGCGAGAAAAATTGACAATTTTAGAAGCTTCAAATTCTGATTTGATTCTCTTTGTATTAGACCAGGATATTAATAAATACGAAAATTATTTGATTGAGGAATTATTAAAAATAGGAAAAAAAATTATTATAGTTTTAAATAAATGTGATCTAAGGTCTAGAGATGATAATAACCTCATTAAAAAAAATATAATTTCTATTACTTCCGCAAGAAAAAATAATATTTCAGTTGTACAAACAATCGCGATCCCACAATCATCTCATCACCAAAAATCAGATACCATATTTATAGGTCCAGACGTGGGAAGTTTATTTAGAGAAATTGTAGAAACACTATATGCTAGTGGAGAAGAGTTGTTAGCCGATAATATACTCTTTCGTTCAAATAAATTAGGTATTAAAAGTAAAAATTTTATACAGGAACAGAGATATTTAATCTCAAATAAAATAATTAATAAATATATGTGGATAACAGGAGGAGTAATACTAGTTAATCCTTTACCTGCTTTAGATTTTCTTACTACTACCTCAGTGAACGTGCAAATGATATTAGAATTATCCAAAATATATGAAATTAAACTTACAAAAAACAATGCTAAGGATTTATCTAAATCACTTATAAGTACATTGGCTAAATTAGGTATTTTAAAAGGTGGTCTGGCAATTATTTCTCCAGTTTTAGCCACAAGCTTTACTAAAATTATCATATCTAAGTCAATACAATCCATTACAGCGGCTTGGTTATTTAGGATAGTAGGTCTTAGTTTGATTGAATATTTTAAAAATGGTCAGAATTGGGGAGATGGCGGTATTCAAGAAGTGGTAGATAAGATCTATAAACTTAGTACCAGAGAGGAATTTTTAACAAATTTCGTCAAAGAAGCTATTTCTAAAATAGAAATCACAAAAATTTTGAAATCAGAAAATAGATTGCCTCCATCTTCTATGTAA